Proteins co-encoded in one Ananas comosus cultivar F153 linkage group 15, ASM154086v1, whole genome shotgun sequence genomic window:
- the LOC109721511 gene encoding LRR receptor-like serine/threonine-protein kinase RPK2, with translation MGAYGRSSPKLEGPFRNFEMRGAQAKAVPAGDDPLPGDPRRNPSCASPRRPPPARALDDPRAAERSALLQFKASVSSDPDGLLGLWSAGGGGGDHCSWPGVACDAGSRVVSLSISAEGGGSFASCPGPFPSRRSRPDSGRRLAGKLSPALGSLPQLRVLALPFHAFSGEVPAEIWALENLEVLDLEGNGGLSGSLPSVFPRRLRVLNLASNLIQGEIPASLSKTLGLETLDLSFNQLNGSIPAFLGTLPMLKQLYLSFNRLSGSIPDDLGANCATLEYLDLSGNLLVGSIPLSLGNCTNLRSLLLFSNLLDDVLPSSLGQLEKLQIFDVSRNSLSGPVPPELGGCKELSVLVLSNPYNSPAISNSSTNVDVDDFNYYQGGIAGITALPKLRVLWAPRANLEGKIPSNWGACKSLEMVNLGENHFTEGIPKALGKCKNLKYLNLSSNKLTGSISEELPIPCMDFFDVSGNHLSGSIPRFSPTACPSSKLPFDDLASTYSSFLVCKIRAEISSYAGDDIMVFHNFGQNNFTGALPSLPLAAEKIGNQTAYAFLADGNNLVGPLNNTLLSMCNFLNGFIIDLSNNLISDEIPVEIGAMCKSLLVFAVAGNRFTGMIPQSIGQLDNLVSLDLSRNSLSGEIPSSIENLARLQQLLLGNNFLKGNIPAGLDSLQSLKILDLSSNLLSGKIPSGLVNLKNLTTLLLDNNSLSGEIPSGFAHVASLTMFNVSFNNLSGPLPLNASTIRCESVLGNPLLQSCHVFSLSVPPSDRQSYGSNSPNYSDSMPQSSPNKSSNSGLSSIEIASVTSATAIVAVLFAVILLFIYTRKCAPRFTVQSNRRRAVTVFTDIGVPITFENVVRATGSFNASNCIGSGGFGATYKAEISPGVLVAIKRLSVGRFQGLQQFHAEIKTLARLRHSNLVTLIGYHLSESEMFLIYNYLPGGNLERFIQERHKRAVDWRMLHKIALDIARALAYLHDGCVPRILHRDVKPSNILLDNDFNAYLSDFGLARLLGNSETHATTGVAGTFGYVAPEYAMTCRVSDKADVYSYGVVLMELISDKKALDPSFSPYGNGFNIVAWACMLLRQGRAREFFIEGLWDVGPHDDLVETLHLAVMCTVDSLTIRPTMKQVVQRLKQLQPPTC, from the exons ATGGGCGCGTACGGACGCTCGTCGCCGAAGCTTGAGGGGCCTTTTCGGAATTTCGAAATGCGAGGAGCACAAGCCAAAGCAGT CCCCGCCGGCGATGACCCGCTGCCGGGCGATCCTCGCCGGAACCCTAGCTGCGCctctcctcgtcgtcctcctcctgcTCGGGCCCTCGACGACCCCCGCGCCGCCGAGCGATCTGCCCTACTCCAGTTCAAGGCCTCCGTCTCCTCCGACCCCGATGGACTCCTCGGCCTCTGGTCcgccggaggaggcggcggagaccACTGCTCATGGCCTGGGGTCGCGTGCGACGCCGGCTCCCGGGTTGTGTCCCTCAGCATCTCCGCCGAGGGCGGCGGCTCCTTCGCCTCATGCCCCGGACCCTTCCCCTCTCGCCGGAGCCGCCCCGATTCCGGCCGGAGACTCGCCGGGAAGCTGAGCCCCGCCCTCGGATCGCTGCCGCAGCTTCGCGTCCTCGCTCTCCCCTTCCACGCCTTCTCCGGCGAGGTCCCCGCCGAGATCTGGGCTCTGGAGAACCTCGAAGTGCTCGATCTTGAAGGGAACGGCGGGCTCTCCGGCTCCCTTCCCTCCGTCTTTCCCCGCCGCCTGCGGGTCCTCAATTTGGCTTCCAACCTTATCCAAGGTGAGATCCCCGCCTCGCTCTCGAAAACCCTAGGTTTAGAAACCCTAGACCTCTCCTTCAACCAGCTCAACGGCTCCATCCCGGCGTTTCTCGGCACCCTCCCTATGCTTAAGCAGCTCTATCTCTCTTTCAATCGGCTCAGCGGGTCGATCCCTGACGATCTCGGAGCCAATTGCGCAACACTTGAGTACTTGGACCTATCCGGGAACCTTCTCGTTGGTAGCATTCCTCTTAGCTTGGGAAATTGCACTAATCTTCGATCGCTACTGCTCTTCTCCAACCTATTGGACGATGTTCTCCCTTCCAGTCTAGGACAGCtggaaaagcttcaaatttttgatgtttcaaGGAACAGCCTAAGTGGCCCTGTACCTCCCGAGCTCGGAGGGTGCAAGGAGTTGTCGGTTCTCGTTCTTTCGAACCCTTACAATTCACCTGCAATTTCCAATAGTTCAACCAATGTGGACGTTGATGATTTTAACTATTACCAAGGTGGGATCGCAGGGATTACAGCTCTGCCGAAACTTAGGGTCCTCTGGGCCCCTAGGGCAAACCTGGAGGGAAAAATTCCGAGCAATTGGGGTGCTTGCAAGAGCTTGGAAATGGTTAACTTGGGCGAGAATCATTTTACCGAAGGGATTCCAAAAGCCCTAGGGAAATGCAAGAATCTTAAATATTTGAACTTGAGCTCGAACAAACTGACCGGATCTATCAGCGAGGAGCTTCCTATTCCTTGTATGGATTTTTTCGATGTTAGTGGAAATCATCTATCTGGCTCCATCCCGAGGTTTAGCCCTACGGCTTGCCCTTCCTCTAAGCTCCCATTCGATGACCTTGCCTCCACATACTCTTCCTTCCTTGTGTGCAAAATTCGTGCAGAAATATCATCGTATGCCGGTGATGATATTATGGTTTTTCATAACTTTGGCCAGAATAATTTTACTGGAGCTCTGCCGTCTTTACCGCTGGCTGCTGAGAAAATTGGAAATCAAACTGCTTATGCTTTTTTGGCTGATGGAAATAATCTTGTTGGTCCATTGAACAATACTCTTTTAAGTATGTGCAATTTCTTAAATGGTTTCATCATTGATCTCAGCAACAACCTGATTTCTGATGAAATTCCGGTAGAAATCGGTGCCATGTGCAAATCTCTTTTGGTTTTTGCTGTTGCTGGTAATCGATTTACTGGGATGATTCCTCAAAGCATTGGGCAATTGGATAACCTTGTCAGTCTTGACTTGAGCAGGAACAGTCTTAGCGGTGAGATTCCTTCAAGTATTGAGAATTTGGCGCGTTTGCAGCAACTTTTATTGGGTAATAACTTTCTCAAGGGTAACATTCCTGCTGGCTTAGACAGTTTGCAGTCGCTGAAAATTTTGGATCTCTCCTCGAACTTACTTTCAGGAAAAATCCCTAGTGGCCTTGTGAACTTGAAAAATCTCACCACACTTCTTCTCGACAACAACAGCCTTTCTGGAGAGATTCCTTCTGGTTTTGCTCACGTGGCATCTCTTACCATGtttaatgtgtcattcaataaTTTATCTGGGCCGCTTCCTTTAAATGCCAGCACAATAAGATGCGAAAGTGTTCTTGGAAACCCTCTACTGCAGTCCTGTCATGTATTTTCCCTATCTGTACCACCATCGGACCGTCAGTCTTATGGCAGCAATTCACCAAACTACAGTGATTCCATGCCTCAAAGCTCTCCGAATAAGAGTTCAAACAGTGGGTTAAGTTCCATTGAGATAGCCTCAGTAACATCAGCGACTGCAATAGTTGCTGTCCTCTTCGCCGTCATTTTGCTTTTCATATACACAAGGAAGTGTGCACCTCGATTTACAGTTCAGTCTAATCGAAGAAGGGCGGTCACAGTATTTACTGATATAGGGGTTCCAATAACTTTTGAGAATGTAGTTCGGGCCACAGGGAGTTTCAATGCGAGCAACTGCATTGGAAGTGGAGGATTTGGAGCCACTTACAAGGCTGAGATTTCGCCAGGTGTTTTGGTTGCTATAAAGAGACTGTCTGTTGGACGGTTCCAAGGGCTTCAACAGTTCCATgctgagatcaaaaccctagcaaGATTACGCCATTCCAATCTTGTCACCCTAATTGGTTATCATCTTAGCGAATCGGAGATGTTTCTCATATATAACTACTTACCTGGAGGAAATCTTGAGAGATTTATACAGGAAAGGCACAAGAGAGCAGTAGACTGGAGGATGCTTCATAAAATCGCATTAGACATTGCTAGGGCACTCGCTTACCTTCACGACGGCTGTGTGCCTCGAATTCTTCACAGAGATGTTAAACCAAGCAACATTTTGTTGGACAATGATTTCAATGCTTATCTCTCTGACTTCGGATTGGCAAGACTTCTGGGTAATTCTGAAACCCACGCAACTACTGGTGTGGCTGGAACCTTTGGATATGTTGCTCCTGAGTATGCAATGACTTGTCGTGTTTCTGATAAGGCCGATGTCTATAGCTACGGGGTGGTACTAATGGAGTTGATCTCAGACAAGAAAGCCTTGGACCCATCGTTCTCACCGTATGGGAATGGTTTCAATATAGTTGCTTGGGCTTGCATGTTGCTTCGCCAAGGCCGAGCTCGTGAGTTCTTTATCGAGGGTCTGTGGGATGTGGGGCCTCATGACGATTTGGTGGAGACCTTGCATTTAGCTGTCATGTGTACAGTTGACTCGCTTACTATCCGGCCCACAATGAAGCAGGTTGTCCAGCGGCTAAAGCAACTTCAACCTCCTACCTGCTAG